DNA from Mucilaginibacter mallensis:
TTTTTTTGTGAGAAAACAGGACCTTATAAAATAAGTAAAGCCCCTGATGGGCAGGGGCCTTTACTAACCAATTATAAACCTAAATTATGAGAAGACTTTTCTAATGTTTTTCAACAGTGTAAAGGTAACACTATCCAAAATAAATTCCTAATTTTTTTTCAATTATTTTTAATGTTAATTCCATATGTTTGTTTTAATGGTAACAATTCAAACAAAACATTACCAAGATCATAATTTTCAATTATTATTTACTTTTTATACTTTGGCATAAAAAGCTGTCATAAAAACGTCAGTTTACTATATTAAGTATAAAAAATATGTAACTATTTTATTTTTCACAAAAAAGTTACTTAAAATCAGGTTTAAAAATGCCAAATCATACATTTTTGATAAAAAATTATTCAAAATTTAGATTTATAAGTCAATTTTTACAAAAAATATGCCCTAATACACCATTTGGCATCAATGTTCTTATCCTCCACGTAGCAAAAAAATATTACTTTAAGTCTACATCAACGTAAAAACGCTTTCCCATTTTTGCATAAATATTTTTATTTTTTTTAATGACATCTATCGCCACCACCAAAAAAACGCCCGAACTTACTTCATTTACCTTATGGATAATGACTATTACCACCGGACTCGTGGTGGCAAATATTTATTATAACCAACCTTTACTAGGTGATATTGCACACAGTTTTAAAATAAGTAACGGAGTTGCGGGTCGTGTATCCATGATCACACAAATGGGTTACGCGGCAGGGATGTTCTTTATTGCCCCTCTTGCCGATATGTTTGAGCGTAAAAAATTAATGCTCTTTGCATTTGCAGCGGTTATTGTAGCCCTAATAGGAGCGGCTATGGCTCCGGATATAAATTTACTCATACTGGCCAGCTTTTTGGTTGGCATGGCATCACTCATACCACAATTACTTATACCCATGGCTGCCCACCTGGCAAAACCCGAAGAAAGGGGCAAAAAAATTGGCGTAGTAATGAGCGGCTTGTTAATAGGTATATTATTATCACGTACTGTAAGCGGTTTTATTGGCGCGCACTTTGGCTGGAGGGCCATGTTCTTTATAGCGGCAGGCTTAATGGTGCTGATGGTAATAATGGTGTTCTTCTTTTTACCAGCAGTTGAGCCTGATTATAAAGGCAGCTACAAAAACCTGATGAAATCGCTGATCCATCTTTTTAAGGCCGAACCTAAGCTGAGATTTGCCGCATTAAGGGGCGCTTTATGCTTTGCCTGTTTCAGCGCATTCTGGACTACCATAGTTTTCCTGCTGAAGGAAAACTTTAATATGGGTAGCGATGCAGCCGGCCTATTTGGCTTAGTCGGCGCATTTGGAGCCGTAGCCGCCGGACTCATGGGCAGATTGAGTGATAAAATGGATCCTTTTAAATTATCCTTCTTTACGCTACTGCTGGTTTTACTATCATTTGTGGTGTTCATTTTTTCGGGCCACAGTATAATTGGTTTGGTAGTGGGTGTAATTATATTGGATATGGGTGTA
Protein-coding regions in this window:
- a CDS encoding MFS transporter, producing MTSIATTKKTPELTSFTLWIMTITTGLVVANIYYNQPLLGDIAHSFKISNGVAGRVSMITQMGYAAGMFFIAPLADMFERKKLMLFAFAAVIVALIGAAMAPDINLLILASFLVGMASLIPQLLIPMAAHLAKPEERGKKIGVVMSGLLIGILLSRTVSGFIGAHFGWRAMFFIAAGLMVLMVIMVFFFLPAVEPDYKGSYKNLMKSLIHLFKAEPKLRFAALRGALCFACFSAFWTTIVFLLKENFNMGSDAAGLFGLVGAFGAVAAGLMGRLSDKMDPFKLSFFTLLLVLLSFVVFIFSGHSIIGLVVGVIILDMGVQATHISNQAIIFSLNAEARNRINTIYMVSYFLGGAAGTFLVSSLWGNFHWMGVCVAGIALSTIAIIVHLLNHKSMQNKPTGV